A single Ciona intestinalis unplaced genomic scaffold, KH HT000037.2, whole genome shotgun sequence DNA region contains:
- the zf(c2h2)-11 gene encoding zinc finger protein isoform X1 — MAQTLIAKRILSYINEMRMNKRFCDVEFITRCGKVFAAHSCVLTCVSPCFETWILNGNYDKETRVTKVLLPESVHASTFSVLLDLIYTCNVKVRKLNNCNQNSLDELTLNVNVELEETASELSLSFDENVLKNINMSSDKTSHESKNTESRQRKSIRLSKIENSDPSDDLLLESVEPDEVSLEFDVGSLHNEVTASASNEVQKLHNDGKQNVTAGKKVSCDICSRLFTNINGLERHKKRVHHGKTSPIQCSECKKLFKSKTKLSKHQLTPCLGKQKSQCYICKKTFASKYIMGLHLKIHTGDELFKCHVCNKKFPYKSSLTNHLILHNHQNYFLCSVCGKSFSQKVRAKEHESKHIGVKSSLSCSECNSKFTQKSALARHVSSVHNQHRPYVCETCGRCFARKNKLLEHTRTHTGEKPYVCSLCGSSYKANRSLKIHKQRRHGIKDLVVDQELSPKTATVTILSSPPGVVRSELTSIATLDLMSPQTLDVNKPCQTLKDNPHSLQGELNIGL; from the exons ATGGCACAAACTCTCATAGCAAAGAGAATTTTGTCCTATATAAATGAGATGCGAATGAATAAAAGGTTTTGTGATGTTGAATTCATCACGCGTTGTGGGAAAGTATTTGCTGCTCACAGTTGTGTGCTCACATGTGTATCGCCTTGTTTTGAAACCTGGATATTGAATGGAAACTATGACAAGGAAACAAGA GTTACTAAAGTCTTACTTCCGGAGTCGGTACATGCAAGTACATTTTCTGTGTTGCTTGACCTGATATATACGTGCAATGTGAAAGtgagaaaattgaataattGCAACCAAAATAGTTtgg ATGAACTGACTTTAAACGTGAATGTAGAATTGGAAGAAACAGCAAGTGAATTGAGCCTTTCATTTgatgaaaatgttttgaaaaatataaatatg aGTTCTGATAAAACATCACATGAAAGTAAAAACACAGAAAGCCGACAAAGGAAAAGCATAAGATTAag taaaattgaaaatagtGATCCAAGTGATGACTTATTGCTGGAGAGTGTTGAGCCAGATGAAGTATCACTGGAGTTTGATGTGGGATCTTTACATAATGAAGTGACAGCGTCTGCTTCCAACGAG GTCCAAAAGTTACACAAtgatggtaaacaaaatgttactgctggaaaaaaagtttcatgtGATATCTGTTCAAGATTGTTTACAAACAT CAATGGGCTTGAGCGACACAAAAAGCGTGTTCATCATGGGAAAACGAGTCCGATTCAATGTAGTGagtgtaaaaaattatttaagagCAAAACGAAACTTTCTAAACATCAGTTGACTCCATGCcttggtaaacaaaaatctcAGTGCTATATTTGCAAGAAGACCTTCGCAAGTAAATACATAATGGgg CTTCACTTGAAAATACACACAGGAGATGAACTGTTCAAATGTCACgtttgcaacaaaaaatttCCCTACAAAAGTAGTCTTACAAATCACCTAATTTTACACAATC atcaaaattattttctcTGTTCTGTTTGTGGAAAAAGTTTTTCACAGAAAGTTCGTGCCAAGGAACATGAATCAAAACATATAGGAGTAAAAAG TAGTTTATCTTGTTCTGAATGTAACAGCAAGTTCACCCAAAAAAGTGCATTAGCACGACATGTGTCCAGCGTGCACAATCAGCACCGACCATATGTCTGTGAAACATGTGGCAGATGTTTTGCAAGGAAGAATAAACTTTTGGAACACACAAGAACACACACTG GTGAGAAGCCCTATGTATGTTCATTGTGTGGCTCTTCATATAAAGCAAACCGAAGTCTTAAAATACACAAGCAACGAAGGCATGGAATCAAAGATTTAGTTGTAGATCAAGAACTTTCACCAAAAACGGCAACTGTTACAATACTCTCTTCTCCCCCAG GTGTCGTGAGGTCAGAGTTGACATCAATTGCTACTTTAGATTTAAT GAGTCCACAAACATTAGATGTAAACAAACCTTGTCAGACCCTAAAAGACAACCCACATTCACTACAAGGAGAGCTAAACATTGGTTTGTAA
- the zf(c2h2)-11 gene encoding zinc finger protein isoform X2, translating into MAQTLIAKRILSYINEMRMNKRFCDVEFITRCGKVFAAHSCVLTCVSPCFETWILNGNYDKETRVTKVLLPESVHASTFSVLLDLIYTCNVKVRKLNNCNQNSLDELTLNVNVELEETASELSLSFDENVLKNINMSSDKTSHESKNTESRQRKSIRLSKIENSDPSDDLLLESVEPDEVSLEFDVGSLHNEVTASASNEVQKLHNDGKQNVTAGKKVSCDICSRLFTNINGLERHKKRVHHGKTSPIQCSECKKLFKSKTKLSKHQLTPCLGKQKSQCYICKKTFASKYIMGLHLKIHTGDELFKCHVCNKKFPYKSSLTNHLILHNHQNYFLCSVCGKSFSQKVRAKEHESKHIGVKSLSCSECNSKFTQKSALARHVSSVHNQHRPYVCETCGRCFARKNKLLEHTRTHTGEKPYVCSLCGSSYKANRSLKIHKQRRHGIKDLVVDQELSPKTATVTILSSPPGVVRSELTSIATLDLMSPQTLDVNKPCQTLKDNPHSLQGELNIGL; encoded by the exons ATGGCACAAACTCTCATAGCAAAGAGAATTTTGTCCTATATAAATGAGATGCGAATGAATAAAAGGTTTTGTGATGTTGAATTCATCACGCGTTGTGGGAAAGTATTTGCTGCTCACAGTTGTGTGCTCACATGTGTATCGCCTTGTTTTGAAACCTGGATATTGAATGGAAACTATGACAAGGAAACAAGA GTTACTAAAGTCTTACTTCCGGAGTCGGTACATGCAAGTACATTTTCTGTGTTGCTTGACCTGATATATACGTGCAATGTGAAAGtgagaaaattgaataattGCAACCAAAATAGTTtgg ATGAACTGACTTTAAACGTGAATGTAGAATTGGAAGAAACAGCAAGTGAATTGAGCCTTTCATTTgatgaaaatgttttgaaaaatataaatatg aGTTCTGATAAAACATCACATGAAAGTAAAAACACAGAAAGCCGACAAAGGAAAAGCATAAGATTAag taaaattgaaaatagtGATCCAAGTGATGACTTATTGCTGGAGAGTGTTGAGCCAGATGAAGTATCACTGGAGTTTGATGTGGGATCTTTACATAATGAAGTGACAGCGTCTGCTTCCAACGAG GTCCAAAAGTTACACAAtgatggtaaacaaaatgttactgctggaaaaaaagtttcatgtGATATCTGTTCAAGATTGTTTACAAACAT CAATGGGCTTGAGCGACACAAAAAGCGTGTTCATCATGGGAAAACGAGTCCGATTCAATGTAGTGagtgtaaaaaattatttaagagCAAAACGAAACTTTCTAAACATCAGTTGACTCCATGCcttggtaaacaaaaatctcAGTGCTATATTTGCAAGAAGACCTTCGCAAGTAAATACATAATGGgg CTTCACTTGAAAATACACACAGGAGATGAACTGTTCAAATGTCACgtttgcaacaaaaaatttCCCTACAAAAGTAGTCTTACAAATCACCTAATTTTACACAATC atcaaaattattttctcTGTTCTGTTTGTGGAAAAAGTTTTTCACAGAAAGTTCGTGCCAAGGAACATGAATCAAAACATATAGGAGTAAAAAG TTTATCTTGTTCTGAATGTAACAGCAAGTTCACCCAAAAAAGTGCATTAGCACGACATGTGTCCAGCGTGCACAATCAGCACCGACCATATGTCTGTGAAACATGTGGCAGATGTTTTGCAAGGAAGAATAAACTTTTGGAACACACAAGAACACACACTG GTGAGAAGCCCTATGTATGTTCATTGTGTGGCTCTTCATATAAAGCAAACCGAAGTCTTAAAATACACAAGCAACGAAGGCATGGAATCAAAGATTTAGTTGTAGATCAAGAACTTTCACCAAAAACGGCAACTGTTACAATACTCTCTTCTCCCCCAG GTGTCGTGAGGTCAGAGTTGACATCAATTGCTACTTTAGATTTAAT GAGTCCACAAACATTAGATGTAAACAAACCTTGTCAGACCCTAAAAGACAACCCACATTCACTACAAGGAGAGCTAAACATTGGTTTGTAA
- the zf(c2h2)-11 gene encoding zinc finger protein isoform X3: MAQTLIAKRILSYINEMRMNKRFCDVEFITRCGKVFAAHSCVLTCVSPCFETWILNGNYDKETRVTKVLLPESVHASTFSVLLDLIYTCNVKVRKLNNCNQNSLDELTLNVNVELEETASELSLSFDENVLKNINMSSDKTSHESKNTESRQRKSIRLSDPSDDLLLESVEPDEVSLEFDVGSLHNEVTASASNEVQKLHNDGKQNVTAGKKVSCDICSRLFTNINGLERHKKRVHHGKTSPIQCSECKKLFKSKTKLSKHQLTPCLGKQKSQCYICKKTFASKYIMGLHLKIHTGDELFKCHVCNKKFPYKSSLTNHLILHNHQNYFLCSVCGKSFSQKVRAKEHESKHIGVKSSLSCSECNSKFTQKSALARHVSSVHNQHRPYVCETCGRCFARKNKLLEHTRTHTGEKPYVCSLCGSSYKANRSLKIHKQRRHGIKDLVVDQELSPKTATVTILSSPPGVVRSELTSIATLDLMSPQTLDVNKPCQTLKDNPHSLQGELNIGL; the protein is encoded by the exons ATGGCACAAACTCTCATAGCAAAGAGAATTTTGTCCTATATAAATGAGATGCGAATGAATAAAAGGTTTTGTGATGTTGAATTCATCACGCGTTGTGGGAAAGTATTTGCTGCTCACAGTTGTGTGCTCACATGTGTATCGCCTTGTTTTGAAACCTGGATATTGAATGGAAACTATGACAAGGAAACAAGA GTTACTAAAGTCTTACTTCCGGAGTCGGTACATGCAAGTACATTTTCTGTGTTGCTTGACCTGATATATACGTGCAATGTGAAAGtgagaaaattgaataattGCAACCAAAATAGTTtgg ATGAACTGACTTTAAACGTGAATGTAGAATTGGAAGAAACAGCAAGTGAATTGAGCCTTTCATTTgatgaaaatgttttgaaaaatataaatatg aGTTCTGATAAAACATCACATGAAAGTAAAAACACAGAAAGCCGACAAAGGAAAAGCATAAGATTAag tGATCCAAGTGATGACTTATTGCTGGAGAGTGTTGAGCCAGATGAAGTATCACTGGAGTTTGATGTGGGATCTTTACATAATGAAGTGACAGCGTCTGCTTCCAACGAG GTCCAAAAGTTACACAAtgatggtaaacaaaatgttactgctggaaaaaaagtttcatgtGATATCTGTTCAAGATTGTTTACAAACAT CAATGGGCTTGAGCGACACAAAAAGCGTGTTCATCATGGGAAAACGAGTCCGATTCAATGTAGTGagtgtaaaaaattatttaagagCAAAACGAAACTTTCTAAACATCAGTTGACTCCATGCcttggtaaacaaaaatctcAGTGCTATATTTGCAAGAAGACCTTCGCAAGTAAATACATAATGGgg CTTCACTTGAAAATACACACAGGAGATGAACTGTTCAAATGTCACgtttgcaacaaaaaatttCCCTACAAAAGTAGTCTTACAAATCACCTAATTTTACACAATC atcaaaattattttctcTGTTCTGTTTGTGGAAAAAGTTTTTCACAGAAAGTTCGTGCCAAGGAACATGAATCAAAACATATAGGAGTAAAAAG TAGTTTATCTTGTTCTGAATGTAACAGCAAGTTCACCCAAAAAAGTGCATTAGCACGACATGTGTCCAGCGTGCACAATCAGCACCGACCATATGTCTGTGAAACATGTGGCAGATGTTTTGCAAGGAAGAATAAACTTTTGGAACACACAAGAACACACACTG GTGAGAAGCCCTATGTATGTTCATTGTGTGGCTCTTCATATAAAGCAAACCGAAGTCTTAAAATACACAAGCAACGAAGGCATGGAATCAAAGATTTAGTTGTAGATCAAGAACTTTCACCAAAAACGGCAACTGTTACAATACTCTCTTCTCCCCCAG GTGTCGTGAGGTCAGAGTTGACATCAATTGCTACTTTAGATTTAAT GAGTCCACAAACATTAGATGTAAACAAACCTTGTCAGACCCTAAAAGACAACCCACATTCACTACAAGGAGAGCTAAACATTGGTTTGTAA
- the zf(c2h2)-11 gene encoding zinc finger protein isoform X5 gives MAQTLIAKRILSYINEMRMNKRFCDVEFITRCGKVFAAHSCVLTCVSPCFETWILNGNYDKETRVTKVLLPESVHASTFSVLLDLIYTCNVKVRKLNNCNQNSLDELTLNVNVELEETASELSLSFDENVLKNINMSSDKTSHESKNTESRQRKSIRLSDPSDDLLLESVEPDEVSLEFDVGSLHNEVTASASNEVQKLHNDGKQNVTAGKKVSCDICSRLFTNINGLERHKKRVHHGKTSPIQCSECKKLFKSKTKLSKHQLTPCLGKQKSQCYICKKTFASKYIMGLHLKIHTGDELFKCHVCNKKFPYKSSLTNHLILHNHQNYFLCSVCGKSFSQKVRAKEHESKHIGVKSSLSCSECNSKFTQKSALARHVSSVHNQHRPYVCETCGRCFARKNKLLEHTRTHTGEKPYVCSLCGSSYKANRSLKIHKQRRHGIKDLVVDQELSPKTATVTILSSPPGVHKH, from the exons ATGGCACAAACTCTCATAGCAAAGAGAATTTTGTCCTATATAAATGAGATGCGAATGAATAAAAGGTTTTGTGATGTTGAATTCATCACGCGTTGTGGGAAAGTATTTGCTGCTCACAGTTGTGTGCTCACATGTGTATCGCCTTGTTTTGAAACCTGGATATTGAATGGAAACTATGACAAGGAAACAAGA GTTACTAAAGTCTTACTTCCGGAGTCGGTACATGCAAGTACATTTTCTGTGTTGCTTGACCTGATATATACGTGCAATGTGAAAGtgagaaaattgaataattGCAACCAAAATAGTTtgg ATGAACTGACTTTAAACGTGAATGTAGAATTGGAAGAAACAGCAAGTGAATTGAGCCTTTCATTTgatgaaaatgttttgaaaaatataaatatg aGTTCTGATAAAACATCACATGAAAGTAAAAACACAGAAAGCCGACAAAGGAAAAGCATAAGATTAag tGATCCAAGTGATGACTTATTGCTGGAGAGTGTTGAGCCAGATGAAGTATCACTGGAGTTTGATGTGGGATCTTTACATAATGAAGTGACAGCGTCTGCTTCCAACGAG GTCCAAAAGTTACACAAtgatggtaaacaaaatgttactgctggaaaaaaagtttcatgtGATATCTGTTCAAGATTGTTTACAAACAT CAATGGGCTTGAGCGACACAAAAAGCGTGTTCATCATGGGAAAACGAGTCCGATTCAATGTAGTGagtgtaaaaaattatttaagagCAAAACGAAACTTTCTAAACATCAGTTGACTCCATGCcttggtaaacaaaaatctcAGTGCTATATTTGCAAGAAGACCTTCGCAAGTAAATACATAATGGgg CTTCACTTGAAAATACACACAGGAGATGAACTGTTCAAATGTCACgtttgcaacaaaaaatttCCCTACAAAAGTAGTCTTACAAATCACCTAATTTTACACAATC atcaaaattattttctcTGTTCTGTTTGTGGAAAAAGTTTTTCACAGAAAGTTCGTGCCAAGGAACATGAATCAAAACATATAGGAGTAAAAAG TAGTTTATCTTGTTCTGAATGTAACAGCAAGTTCACCCAAAAAAGTGCATTAGCACGACATGTGTCCAGCGTGCACAATCAGCACCGACCATATGTCTGTGAAACATGTGGCAGATGTTTTGCAAGGAAGAATAAACTTTTGGAACACACAAGAACACACACTG GTGAGAAGCCCTATGTATGTTCATTGTGTGGCTCTTCATATAAAGCAAACCGAAGTCTTAAAATACACAAGCAACGAAGGCATGGAATCAAAGATTTAGTTGTAGATCAAGAACTTTCACCAAAAACGGCAACTGTTACAATACTCTCTTCTCCCCCAG GAGTCCACAAACATTAG
- the zf(c2h2)-11 gene encoding zinc finger protein (The RefSeq protein has 7 substitutions compared to this genomic sequence) produces the protein MAQTLIAKRILSYINEMRMNKRFCDVEFITRCGKVFAAHSCVLTCVSPCFETWILNGNYDKETRVTKVLLPESVHASTFSVLLDLIYTCNVKVRKLNNCNQNSLDELTLNVNVELEETASELSLSFDENVLKKINMSSDKTSHKSKNTESRQWRSIRLSDPSDDLLLESVEPDEVSLEFDVGSLHNEVTASASNEVQKLHNDGKQNVTAGKKVSCDICSRLFTNINGLERHKKRIHHGKTSPIQCSECKKLFKSKTKLSKHQLTPCLGKQKSQCYICKKTFASKYIMGLHLKIHTGDELFKCHVCNKKFPYKSSLTNHLILHNHQNYFLCSVCGKSFSQKVRAKEHESKHIGVKSSLSCSECNSKFTQKSALARHVSSVHNQHRPYVCETCGRCFARKNKLLEHTRTHTGEKPYVCSLCGSSYKANRSLKIHKQRRHGIKDLVVDQELSPKTGTVTILSSPPGVVRSELTSIATLDLMSPQTLDVNKPCQTLKDNLHLLQGELK, from the exons ATGGCACAAACTCTCATAGCAAAGAGAATTTTGTCCTATATAAATGAGATGCGAATGAATAAAAGGTTTTGTGATGTTGAATTCATCACGCGTTGTGGGAAAGTATTTGCTGCTCACAGTTGTGTGCTCACATGTGTATCGCCTTGTTTTGAAACCTGGATATTGAATGGAAACTATGACAAGGAAACAAGA GTTACTAAAGTCTTACTTCCGGAGTCGGTACATGCAAGTACATTTTCTGTGTTGCTTGACCTGATATATACGTGCAATGTGAAAGtgagaaaattgaataattGCAACCAAAATAGTTtgg ATGAACTGACTTTAAACGTGAATGTAGAATTGGAAGAAACAGCAAGTGAATTGAGCCTTTCATTTgatgaaaatgttttgaaaaatataaatatg aGTTCTGATAAAACATCACATGAAAGTAAAAACACAGAAAGCCGACAAAGGAAAAGCATAAGATTAag tGATCCAAGTGATGACTTATTGCTGGAGAGTGTTGAGCCAGATGAAGTATCACTGGAGTTTGATGTGGGATCTTTACATAATGAAGTGACAGCGTCTGCTTCCAACGAG GTCCAAAAGTTACACAAtgatggtaaacaaaatgttactgctggaaaaaaagtttcatgtGATATCTGTTCAAGATTGTTTACAAACAT CAATGGGCTTGAGCGACACAAAAAGCGTGTTCATCATGGGAAAACGAGTCCGATTCAATGTAGTGagtgtaaaaaattatttaagagCAAAACGAAACTTTCTAAACATCAGTTGACTCCATGCcttggtaaacaaaaatctcAGTGCTATATTTGCAAGAAGACCTTCGCAAGTAAATACATAATGGgg CTTCACTTGAAAATACACACAGGAGATGAACTGTTCAAATGTCACgtttgcaacaaaaaatttCCCTACAAAAGTAGTCTTACAAATCACCTAATTTTACACAATC atcaaaattattttctcTGTTCTGTTTGTGGAAAAAGTTTTTCACAGAAAGTTCGTGCCAAGGAACATGAATCAAAACATATAGGAGTAAAAAG TAGTTTATCTTGTTCTGAATGTAACAGCAAGTTCACCCAAAAAAGTGCATTAGCACGACATGTGTCCAGCGTGCACAATCAGCACCGACCATATGTCTGTGAAACATGTGGCAGATGTTTTGCAAGGAAGAATAAACTTTTGGAACACACAAGAACACACACTG GTGAGAAGCCCTATGTATGTTCATTGTGTGGCTCTTCATATAAAGCAAACCGAAGTCTTAAAATACACAAGCAACGAAGGCATGGAATCAAAGATTTAGTTGTAGATCAAGAACTTTCACCAAAAACGGCAACTGTTACAATACTCTCTTCTCCCCCAG GTGTCGTGAGGTCAGAGTTGACATCAATTGCTACTTTAGATTTAAT GAGTCCACAAACATTAGATGTAAACAAACCTTGTCAGACCCTAAAAGACAA CCTACATTCACTACAAGGAGAGCTTAAATAA
- the zf(c2h2)-11 gene encoding zinc finger protein isoform X4, whose translation MAQTLIAKRILSYINEMRMNKRFCDVEFITRCGKVFAAHSCVLTCVSPCFETWILNGNYDKETRVTKVLLPESVHASTFSVLLDLIYTCNVKVRKLNNCNQNSLDELTLNVNVELEETASELSLSFDENVLKNINMSSDKTSHESKNTESRQRKSIRLSKIENSDPSDDLLLESVEPDEVSLEFDVGSLHNEVTASASNEVQKLHNDGKQNVTAGKKVSCDICSRLFTNINGLERHKKRVHHGKTSPIQCSECKKLFKSKTKLSKHQLTPCLGKQKSQCYICKKTFASKYIMGLHLKIHTGDELFKCHVCNKKFPYKSSLTNHLILHNHQNYFLCSVCGKSFSQKVRAKEHESKHIGVKSSLSCSECNSKFTQKSALARHVSSVHNQHRPYVCETCGRCFARKNKLLEHTRTHTGEKPYVCSLCGSSYKANRSLKIHKQRRHGIKDLVVDQELSPKTATVTILSSPPGVHKH comes from the exons ATGGCACAAACTCTCATAGCAAAGAGAATTTTGTCCTATATAAATGAGATGCGAATGAATAAAAGGTTTTGTGATGTTGAATTCATCACGCGTTGTGGGAAAGTATTTGCTGCTCACAGTTGTGTGCTCACATGTGTATCGCCTTGTTTTGAAACCTGGATATTGAATGGAAACTATGACAAGGAAACAAGA GTTACTAAAGTCTTACTTCCGGAGTCGGTACATGCAAGTACATTTTCTGTGTTGCTTGACCTGATATATACGTGCAATGTGAAAGtgagaaaattgaataattGCAACCAAAATAGTTtgg ATGAACTGACTTTAAACGTGAATGTAGAATTGGAAGAAACAGCAAGTGAATTGAGCCTTTCATTTgatgaaaatgttttgaaaaatataaatatg aGTTCTGATAAAACATCACATGAAAGTAAAAACACAGAAAGCCGACAAAGGAAAAGCATAAGATTAag taaaattgaaaatagtGATCCAAGTGATGACTTATTGCTGGAGAGTGTTGAGCCAGATGAAGTATCACTGGAGTTTGATGTGGGATCTTTACATAATGAAGTGACAGCGTCTGCTTCCAACGAG GTCCAAAAGTTACACAAtgatggtaaacaaaatgttactgctggaaaaaaagtttcatgtGATATCTGTTCAAGATTGTTTACAAACAT CAATGGGCTTGAGCGACACAAAAAGCGTGTTCATCATGGGAAAACGAGTCCGATTCAATGTAGTGagtgtaaaaaattatttaagagCAAAACGAAACTTTCTAAACATCAGTTGACTCCATGCcttggtaaacaaaaatctcAGTGCTATATTTGCAAGAAGACCTTCGCAAGTAAATACATAATGGgg CTTCACTTGAAAATACACACAGGAGATGAACTGTTCAAATGTCACgtttgcaacaaaaaatttCCCTACAAAAGTAGTCTTACAAATCACCTAATTTTACACAATC atcaaaattattttctcTGTTCTGTTTGTGGAAAAAGTTTTTCACAGAAAGTTCGTGCCAAGGAACATGAATCAAAACATATAGGAGTAAAAAG TAGTTTATCTTGTTCTGAATGTAACAGCAAGTTCACCCAAAAAAGTGCATTAGCACGACATGTGTCCAGCGTGCACAATCAGCACCGACCATATGTCTGTGAAACATGTGGCAGATGTTTTGCAAGGAAGAATAAACTTTTGGAACACACAAGAACACACACTG GTGAGAAGCCCTATGTATGTTCATTGTGTGGCTCTTCATATAAAGCAAACCGAAGTCTTAAAATACACAAGCAACGAAGGCATGGAATCAAAGATTTAGTTGTAGATCAAGAACTTTCACCAAAAACGGCAACTGTTACAATACTCTCTTCTCCCCCAG GAGTCCACAAACATTAG
- the LOC100187270 gene encoding nucleolar protein 11-like (The sequence of the model RefSeq protein was modified relative to this genomic sequence to represent the inferred CDS: added 126 bases not found in genome assembly), with translation MTLFEKKQLLLKSDQNLVGIRPGRNAEDVIFTYSNGITVYDTEHKKLKNSWSIGKGKYFTSPCVYNRKNAEYVVVQQENIIRIFSEQSFNDGQTFTVNIPIKEVQPDTNQIDSFVVFINTTILPLEVVLQNPDQIAKEGNFEGKILFSKILTNLTYVICVQKNNNKCNLRIVNGEQEWQISFQYKNLELSAACVDHVSSDIVKIFSVWSDGCLCETIISLPVNENYKTEFKKVYQFNTSCSGNITLVNLSSTCIAGLFPHESNQCEILAVDVKFGMCHSVMSNLSSYAQMYVSRSNLYMDDQQSVSIVPFSSQPITLSSVLGKHRASTSKQVVNMNSNNCPNQTNEQQLYETLLQVENEKQAIKQWEKSWRAKSHLEQQKLTSSNSMKELFIHLTDDKQPWKPLLLKNILKTTQISSNICPNLINVVLEHNEWSLLFVCVKHLHDITEVEIVTCLSVLLRNEIDMESLQEEILNEILNLPYTEDVMRDNLRRLTFTKVVNLLKMLERRLKELSLPITNLITFNQVASWIGLLLDTHSTEIITTPEIWYLLTELQATILMQAELFSELKKINAIFTQYRQSSFPIKNPNNFEYCIQRMVL, from the exons GAACACAAAAAACTAAAGAATTCATGGTCAATCGGTAAAGGTAAATACTTCACTTCACCTTGTGTATATAACAGAAAAAATGCTGAATATGTGGTAGTTCAGCAAGAAAATATTATTCGAATATTCTCTGAACAAAGTTTTAATGATGGACAGACATTTact GTAAATATTCCAATCAAAGAAGTACAGCCTGATACTAATCAGATTGATTCGTTTGTTGTGTTCATAAACACTACCATTCTACCATTAGAAGTTGTGCTACAAAATCCAGATCAAATTGCAAAAGAGGGCAATTTTGAAGGGAAAATCTTGTTCAGTAAAATATTGACAAACTTGACTTATGTTATATgtgtacaaaaaaataac aataaatgtaatttaagaATCGTTAACGGAGAACAAGAATGGCAAATTTCGTTCCAGTATAAAAATTTGGAATTATCAGCTGCGTGTGTTGATCATGTTTCATCTGATATTGTAAAAATCTTTTCTGTGT GGAGCGATGGTTGTTTGTGTGAAACAATCATATCTCTACCTGTTAATGAAAACTATAAAACGGAGTTTAAAAAGGTTTATCAGTTTAAT ACAAGCTGTAGTGGAAACATCACTTTGGTAAATTTGTCTAGTACCTGTATTGCTGGTTTGTTCCCACATGAAAGTA ATCAATGTGAAATATTGGCAGTCGATGTTAAATTTGGAATGTGTCATTCTGTAATGTCAAATTTATCATCATATGCGCAG atgTATGTATCAAGAAGTAATTTATATATGGATGACCAGCAGTCTGTTTCTATTGTGCCTTTTAGTAGCCAACCTATTACATTGTCTTCTGTTTTGGGAAAGCATAGAGCATCTACAAGCAAGCAAGTCGTAAATATGAATTCcaat AATTGTCCAAATCAAACGAATGAGCAACAGCTGTATGAGACTTTATTGCAG GTCGAAAATGAAAAACAGGCAATCAAGCAATGGGAAAAAAGTTGGAGAGCAAAATCCCATTTAGAGCAACAGAAGCTTACTTCTTCTAATTCAATGAAAGAGTTATTCATTCACTTAACAGACGATAAACAACCATGGAAGCCTTTGCTACTGaagaatattttgaaaactACCCAAATTAGCTCAAA TATTTGTCCCAACTTGATTAATGTTGTGCTTGAACACAATGAATGgagtttattatttgtttgtgtaaaacatCTACACGACATCACCGAAGTTGAAATTGTGACTTGTTTGAGTGTCCTATTGAG GAATGAAATAGATATGGAGTCACTGCAAGAAGAAATACT aaatgaaattttaaatcttccaTATACTGAAGATGTGATGAGAGACAATTTGCGTCGCCTAACTTTCACAAAAGTTGTg AATTTATTGAAGATGTTGGAAAGAAGGTTGAAAGAACTATCTTTACCcattacaaatttaataactttCAATCAG GTTGCATCATGGATAGGTTTGTTATTAGATACTCATTCCACTGAAATAATAACCACACCTGAGATTTGGTATTTGCTAACAGAACTACAAGCCACAATTCTAATGCAG gCTGAACTGTTTTCTGaactaaagaaaattaatgCCATTTTCACCCAATATAGACAATCATCATTTCCCATTAAAAATCCcaataattttgaatattgTATACAGCGAATGGTTTTGTaa